CGCTCCCCGTTAGACACGACAGAGGGGCGCAGGCTTTGCAGTGAGGTTGGCTTAGCCTGAGAGCTCGTGGCAGCGCCAGCCGTGGGCTTAGTCTAGATCCTGCAGTCATACGAAGACATGATTAATAAACGCagggttcccctcctccccccaccagcaaGATTGTGTGTTTTAATTCTTGGGCGTGGGAATTGGTTATACAAGAGAAGCCACAACTGCACCTTCAGATTTAAGAAAATACATTAACCTCCTCCTCTACAGTTATTGCCTCATGTCTTTCCAGAATGCATAAATCTTGATGATTTTTGATGCAAACACATACACCATCTACTGTGCCCTTTCTCTGATTTTGCCCCTTTCTTttgtagcatttaaaaaaaatcatttttaaggGTACTTAAGTTTTCCTCCACCCCCTACTGTTCAAGATGGCTGGAAGATTGCTTTTAAATGCAAGTTATTATGATAGTTGCAGGGTTTTAATTGGGGTGTTTAAGGTGAAAAGACATTTACAGTGTTAATAAAATGTGTTGTGGAATTCCCCtgtttcattttttctttattttcctcccACTTCCTTTCAATGAAAAGGAACAAATgaacccccccatccctcccaggtgTCACTAGACTATCCTTGAGTGAAGGGGTTGCTCTGGAAGCATTTCCATTGCTGGCGGGAATGGCTCCTGGTTCTACAGTCTTGTTTACTCAATGGAAACTTCAAACCGGATGTGTTTAGTCACAGAGCAGAAATCTGTTTGTCCATACGCCAAACCGATCGGAAACGCTGCTTCTGTGGCAATACATGCACACACCACCCACTTGTTTCACTCCTCTCTGGAAGAGCAAAGTTTGTCGCAGTGGGCTGgagatgtgtgtttttttttttcccccaccccagacttACAGAGAAATTATCTACCTTGTGTGTGAATGTGCTGAGAAGATAATTTGCCATTCTTTAAGAGAGATGGGGATGTCTGCTCAATGAGCACAATCTTCTATATGTCATACACAAGTGACATGCTTTTAAAGCCATTGGTTGGAACATGACATGTTTCTAGCTGCACATTGTAGGGAGAATAATTTTGCAGTATAATTAAAGTGGAAAGTAACATGGCATACTTTATTTCTGTGCTTTTTTTCATGCAAAGtgatatttgtaaagcattttgaaagtgggggagggggaagttaaTATTTTATAACCAACAGGCTGATCAGGATAGGATACTGTAAtatttccccctgcccctcaaTAATTTCTTCCTGTTTAAGCCTTTCTAGCCCTTAATTAGTTGACATGTGGCTCTACCAAGCAGGAGGGGAGCAACTTCCCTTAAGACTAATGCCAATACTTGCCTGCAAACTGACTAGCAACAGACACTCTTGATTGCTGATGACTCTCTTAAATATAACAGGAAGATTTTTTTGATAATAGCCAAATGTCTTGAAGACCAGGTTGGTTGTATTGACCAGgcgatcttttaaaaaaaaaaaaaaacaaaaaacaaaaacccaacaacctgtAATAGCAGTCTTCTTTGCAAGTTGTATATAGTTTTGTAGGAGAGAGCTGTAGCTTGTATATAATCTGAGAGGTCCTCTCATAAAAGTTGAGAGCTGCTCTTACAGATCTTAGTCAACAAACTCATTCTTCCCAACTTCCTATGATACTGTGTGGGAGCCAAAAATAgttttaaaggtttatttttcttctgcgtTACAGAAAATCAGCAAAAATGGGCAAAGGTGATCCTAAGAAGCCAAGAGGTAAAATGTCTTCATATGCCTACTTTGTGCAAACTTGCCGGGAGGAGCACAAGAAGAAGCACCCAGATGCTTCAGTGAACTTTTCAGAGTTCTCAAAAAAATGTTCAGAACGGTGGAAGGTAAGATAAACCAAAAAACAAGTACTAATTTACAGGATTACAGCATAGATTACCTTACATTAATAGAATCAAGACTGAATTGATATTTACTTACATCATTCAGATACTTGTGAATGCATTTCCTGCCTTTAATGTTACTTCCGTTACAGTTTGGAATGGGATCGGATGCGTTTTTGAATCATGCACTCAcccccatttattattttatagactATGTCTGTTAAGGAAAAAGGAAAGTTTGAAGATCTGGCAAAGGCTGACAAGGTTCGTTATGAAAGAGAAATGAAAAGTTATATACCACCCAAAGGGGAAACAAAAAAGAAGTTTAAGGATCCTAATGCACCGAAGAGGCCTCCGTAAGTATATTTCCAGTTAGTGTGTCTTGAACAGGAGCATTGCATTGAAATGCATACATAAAATGgccttttaaaaatccaagttAGAGGATTTGAAGTATAGAAGAGTACACAATTTCTAAACGTAGTGCTGCAAGTAACCACATTTAAAAATCAGTTGGATTTAGTGTTATAAATACCACATTATAAAAAGATCATATCCggctggaaataagatgtaatttttttaacagtgagtgtaaatAACCACTGCAACAATTTGCCAaggcttgtggtggattctccatcactgatcgtTTTTAACCcaaaattggatatttttctaaaaaatatgttctaggaattattttggagaagttctatgcctgtgatgtacaggatgtcagactagatgatgatgatcccctttctggccttagaatctataaatctgGTCCATTTCAATTATTGTTTACTTGAAACTTGGCATAGATCTATTCCAACAattctatcttttaaaaataaaccaacactGTTACGATCAGTGTTGACCGTTTTTATTAATAGAATTTTGCTAGCAGCTAGACGAAATAACTCCAGTTTTAAACTGTGGTGGAATattaggccccagtcctggaaCCATTCTGGCAAATGCAGAACCATGTGTCCACACAGTCCCTTTGAAGTCACGGGGGCTCTGAACTGGCGCAGGGAACTGCGTACATGAAACAGTTTGCAGAATTGAGCCTTTTTCCTTAAAATAGGCCATACCTCCGAAAGATAAATGTGAAATTAGCATGATACCAAGCTTGTATGGTGCTAaatctttccatttttaaaatggagcaAACTCTAAAAGATAAACTAAGAGTGGCTGGTACTGACATCTGGAAAGCCTTCTACAGTAATCATgagattattttaatatttcctgtGAAATAGTTTGCACAGTCCATATTCTCAGAACTCTTAAAATCGGAGAAACTTGGTTGGGTTATGCACAGCACgggagtgtgatttctaaagctcactaatgtgttgcacattaattggtctgtgtagactgTGCTGGTGCACACTAAGTATTCCCTATTGTGCTTTAACATAGTATTACTGTATCATGTAGTGAAGGTCTCAAAACTTGCTATGTCTAGTACAGTAGTTTAACCTTTATACTTAAAATtacaatttttcttttcagttcagCTTTTTTCTTATTCTGCGCTGAATTTCGTCCGAAAATCAAAGGAGAACATCCTGGTCTGTCCATTGGAGATGTTGCAAAGAAACTGGGAGAGATGTGGAATAACACCGCTGCAGATGATAAACAGCCCTATGAAAAGAAGGCTGCTAAACTGAAGGAGAAGTATGAAAAGGTAAATAATAGGATTCAGTGTGAACAAAGGGTTCTtcccttttccaattcaaatttgAATGATTAAATAATTGTAAGTAAAtaaacctatctcatagagctggaaggaaccctgaaaggtcattgagtccagccccctgccttcactagcaggactaagtactgatttttgccccagatccctaagtgcccgccccccggattgaactcacaaccctgggtttagcaggccaatgctctaaaccactgagctatccctccccctcttcttatGGGAAAATTAATATAACATCTCCATGTGCATAAATTAGTGAGCATTGTGTGTATCAAAGGACTAAGTGATTGacttggttttaaaaaagaaaattcctcTAGAGTACTCTGACATTGTACGTCACAAGTATAATTATGAAAATGTCAAATTACCAACGACATTAGAGGCATCTAGAGAGAATATCTCTAATAGCATGTCCTTGTGAGGATTATGACACTTTAATTCATCATACTTCAGAACTTATCTTTTGATGTTTTAGTACATATCGTTGTATTTGTTTTGAATAATAAAAGTAATGGTTCATAGCAGCAGCTGACTTCTGCAACCAGTTTGCTCTATTAAGTAATGCCAATAAGGGAAAATTTAATCCTCTTTAAATTTGTTTGCCACATACTATTGGAAAAATAGTCATAGCATATGTTCATATTAATTATCTTAAAGAACAGTTTTTAGTTTACTTTATACCTAAAGTGTTAAATGTTAGAGGACAAGATGTTTGTATTAGACATGTATTCTGTTGCACCCACTTTGTGGTGTTTTCCTTCAAACACGTAACATAGCTATTAATGCATCTTAGGAAGCCATTGTCAATCTATTAACTTGTTTTCTTGTATCATTAAGGCTAAATCACTACTCTATTTGAGTATTGGGGATATAGAGCAGTGGCAATGACATTTTGATTTCCATATTCCCAGGACAAGATAACTAAGGGAGAGAGGGATGTATGATGGGATACATACCAATTCTCCTTTACAAAGGAATAGTATGCACCCCTGTCTGCTGTGTATTGCACACTTCAGCATGTATGCTGAAATTCTGATCAATAGTGTCTCTTTGCTGGCAAACAAAACCAGTTAAGGGGTGGTGGCAAATTAATGGGCAAGTAACTATGTGGTGGGGGGCTTCTAGCACTAGGTAGGAATCATGCCCTGCAGATATACTGTGGGTTAGAAAACTTCCTGTGTTAGCCCTTTGAGTGCAACAAAGGCATAATTTGGCCTTTAATATGTTAATTATTCACATATAAATCTACACTTTGGTATGATTTAAACGAAGAGTAAATTCAGAGCTGCAATTAAACTTTCCTCAGTAGTTTAAATTCTAAATTGACTGAAGCATTTTAGTTTAgggttattttaaatattacaggGGTGGGGAAATCTGAAGCAACTAACCTTTACTTGCAACTGTTTCTCCCTTTACTGATATCACCTAAATTTGTCAACTAAACTTGCACAAATGCTTGGGATTTGATGTATGTAAAGTTTCCTTCTAGAGCAAACTAATGTCCAAGTTCTGAAAATCTAGAGTTggtaaatattttacttaaagaCCATTGATATTAGTTAATGAATGTCACTTCTGAAAGAAATTACAAATTTTAAGAGATAATGAAAGAACTGCGAAGAGAGCAGTTTACAGAATACTGTATGGGAGGAACATCAAGATTTAGGCCATCTGGCTAAAGATGTTGCCCAGTCGTAGGTTTAATATATACTAGGATAAATTATATTCTGTACTCAATTTTTTTATGAAGCCAGGGGTCAAGCTTGATTTTTATGACTTGATATTCTATTGGCAATCCTCTAGCTTCATTTTATGATTGAAGTTTTGAAAAAAGTATAAATTTGAGTTTTATGCAGTGTAAGCCTAGAGAATACATTTACTGCACGCAGAAGGTGGCACTGTCTACTCTTCAAAGTTCTTGTaccttttttgtttaataaacttcaGTTAAGCAGGATGCCATATAATTGCATTTCACTGAGGCATAACATTGCAAATATTAGACCATGTCATTCTGATGTGTTGTGGATGGCTAATTATAATTTTATGTCCTAGAtaaggattgtgtgtgtgtgtgcgtgtgtgaagATGTAGATATCTCAGTAGTTACAGCATATCTGCAAATCCTTAAATGTTGTTTGACAGTTTAGCAGAGCTCTTCTCTAGTTAAATCTCTTAAAGAGATCCTTTTCCCACTTCTCTTGTCAAGGATATTGCTGCATACCGGGCTAAAGGAAAGCCTGATGTAGGAAAAAAGGTAGTTGCCAAGGctgagaagagcaagaaaaagaaggaggaggaagaggatgaagatgatgaggaagatgacgatgaggatgaagatgatgaggaagatgacgaggaggatgaagatgatgatgaataaGTCTCTTCTAGAGCAATTTCTTGTCTATAAAGCATTTAAACCCCCTGTACACAACTCactccttttaaagaaaaaaaattgaaatgtaagGCTGtgtaagatttgtttttaaactgtacaGTGTCTCTTTTTTTGTATAGTTAACACACTACCGAACGTGTCTTTAGATAGCCCTGTCCTTAGTGGTATTTCAATGGCCACTAAACTTGCCTGGTACAGTGTGGGGGTTGTAAATTGGCATGGAAGTTTTAAAGCAGGTTCTTGTTGGTGCACAGCACAAATTAGTTATATATGGGGATGT
The DNA window shown above is from Trachemys scripta elegans isolate TJP31775 chromosome 1, CAS_Tse_1.0, whole genome shotgun sequence and carries:
- the HMGB1 gene encoding high mobility group protein B1 encodes the protein MGKGDPKKPRGKMSSYAYFVQTCREEHKKKHPDASVNFSEFSKKCSERWKTMSVKEKGKFEDLAKADKVRYEREMKSYIPPKGETKKKFKDPNAPKRPPSAFFLFCAEFRPKIKGEHPGLSIGDVAKKLGEMWNNTAADDKQPYEKKAAKLKEKYEKDIAAYRAKGKPDVGKKVVAKAEKSKKKKEEEEDEDDEEDDDEDEDDEEDDEEDEDDDE